The window AACTACCGTAGTACTTTTAAAAAAAGAACGATAGTGTTTTTCAGCAAAGCCCGCCCGTGTCGGATTCAGGCCGTAATCCTTTGGCAATCTTAAAAAAATGCTTGACAGGAGGAGCTGAACAACGGCAATCACATCAAAACGCCTGCGTATCAAGGTGCTTCAGGATCTGGCCGAGGAGCGGATGCAGAGCAAAACTGAGAGAGGGCGGTTTTCACTGAGTGGAAGCCGCCCTTTTGTCTTGCCGGGGGTAGGCTGTCCTGACGTGAACTTTTCTTATGTCGTGTTATGGAATGGTATCTTTTGATGGTTACGCGCAACTTTGAGGGTACGAGTGCTCTTATTCTGCTTGACAGGGCAGTGCGATATACTATAAAGTGAAGCGCAATTCATATTATGAATATATCCATTTGCAAAATGAATTGACAGGGCAAACCGATTGCCGAAAAAGAGAAAGATCATCTGTGTTCTTCAGGATGATGACAAGCAATAATCAGGTAGGAAGTGCTTCATGCCGGGAAAAAAACTCTCTCGCCGGGAACGGGAAAAGCAGCAGCAGCGCAAGGAGATGCTTGAAGCCGCTATGCAGCTCTTTGCTGAAAAAGGCTATCATAATGCCTCAATGCAGGAAATAGCCGAGCATGCTGAGTTTGCTGTGGGCACTCTGTACAAGTTCTTCAAAAATAAGGAAGACATGTACAAAGCCCTGATTACCGAACAGGCAGATCGTTTTCATGAGGCCCTTGGCGCGGCTCTGGAGGTGTCACAGGACGAGATTGAGCAGTTACGCAATTATATCCAGGTAAAGGGAGAGGTCTTTATGCATAACGACTCCTTTATCCGCCTGTATTTTGCCGAGACACGGGGCGCAAGCTTTAACATTAAGGCGGGATTGGACAGTGAGTTGCGGGATCTGCATTATCAAATGGTGCAACGTGTTGCCGCTGTCTTTGCTCGGGGTATGGAAAGGGGCCGGTTTCAACGGATTGCCGAACCGTATCATCTGGCGGTTGCCTTGGACAGTCTCTGTAATGCCTTTCTCACCAGCTGGCTGGAAGACCGTGACACCTATCCTGAATCCCCAGACATTATGTTAAATATTTTCTTTCAGGGACTCCTTGTTCCTGAATCCCCTGTTATTTTTGAGGGAACAACGAATACTACCCTGGAGTAACTATGATTAATCTACATACCTTACGCACATGGAGCCTCTTGTTCGCGGCTCTGGCAGGCAGTCTTTTGCTGTCCGGCTGTGAGCAGAAGGGCCTGCCCGGTTGGCTGGAACCGCTGGCCAGCTTGTTTCCAGCAAAAAAGCAGCAACAGAGCCCAGGGCCGCAACGTCCTGCACCGGCAGTGTCTTTTATTATTATGCAGCCGCAGCAGGTTGTGCTGACGAACGAACTGCCCGGTCGGACCTCGGCTTTCCGGACGGCGGAAATTCGACCTCAGGTCAGCGGTATTATCCAGGAACGCCTGTTCATTGAAGGCTCGAATGTCAATGCGGGTGATGTTCTGTACCGGCTTGATCCGTCTTCGTTCCAGGCCGCATTAGACAATGCCGAAGCCAATCTCTTGGCCTCAACAAAGGCTGTTGATCGGTCCAGAGCGGCTCTTAGGGCAAGTCAGGCTGATATTGGCCGAATCAAGGCCAAGCTGTCCCTGGCCCGATCTGACAGCAAACGCTATGAGCAGTCTTTTAAGCAGAAGATCGTTTCTGCGGCCCAGCGCGACCAAGCCGCAACCGGGGCTGTGGTGGCTGAGGCTGACTTGGCATCTGCCCAGGCCCAGGTGGAAAGCAGTCGCAGTGCAATTGCTGCTGCCCAGGCCGCAGTTCAGCAGGCAGAGGCAGCTGTGCAAACCGCTGAGATCAATCTTGGCTATACTAAGGTCACCGCGCCTATCTCCGGTCGAATCGGTATTTCCAATGTGACTGAGGGCGCAGTGGTCACGGCCTATCAGCCGAAACCGATGGCTGTTATTCAGCAGATGGATCCCATTTATGCTGATGTGCCCCAGGCAGCAACCAAGATGCTTTCTTTGCAAAAAGAGGGGCTTGAAGAAGGAGGTGAGGAGCAGAATACAGTGAAACTCCTGCTGGAAGACGGTACTGCTTATCCGCAGGACGGTACCCTCCAGTTCAGCGATGTGACTGTTGATCCGACTACGGGATCTGTTACCCTGCGTGCGGTTTTTGCTAACCCGGATCGGCTGCTCCTGCCGGGCATGTTTGTCCGCACGGTTATCCAGGAGGGCATCCGGGAGCAGGCTTTGCTGGTGCCCCAGCAAGGGGTTTCCCGCTCACCTAAGGGTGAGCCCTTTGCCCTTGTCGTCAACGCGGAGAGCAAGGCTGAATATCGCCCATTGGTGCTTGAGCGGGCCATTGATGATCAGTGGCTGGTGACCAAGGGGCTTGCACCGGGTGATAAGGTGATTGTCGAAGGGCTACTGATGCTACGTCCTGGTACGGTGGTTAATGCAACGCCTTTTGGGGAGAAACCGGAGGGTGGTGGTGCTCCGCCGGAGAAGGGTGGAGCGGGGCATTGAGCTCTTCTTAGATGGAGGGCTTCATGGAACTGTTGCTGGATGTTATCCGCGTTGTGCCGCAAAAAGACAGGACATTGCTGCTCACCTTTGAAAATAACGAGCAGCGCATTTTTGATATGATACCGTATCTTGGGAAAAAGCCCTTTCTTCAGCTGAAGAAGCTGCCGTTGTTTATGAAGGCAAAAGCTGAGAACGGCACGGTTGTCTGGCCGGGCAATATTGATATTGCCCCGGAGACGCTTTGGGATTATTCGAGGGCTGTTTGGGAGTTGAAAAATGGATCTGTGCAAGAAAGAATTGATCGATGAAAGGAAGGAAAGAGATAAAAAGCTTGTCGATCTATATAGAAATTTTCTTGAAATAAGATATTACGAGCCTATGGAAGGTAACCCGGCGGAGTATGATTGGTTTTCTTTTCCAAAAAACTTATCTTTTGATTCGCAAATATATCATGAAATGCTTTCTGAATATGCCCGAGAACTTTCCAACTCAATTAACGATCTGCGTCAATATATCATAAATTTAAAAACATGGATGAAAATAACAGAAAATATGGAAGTTCAGCTTAAATTTGAATTATTAGATGAAATGATAATTCCCTTCGCTACATTAGCGATTAATCTGATATATGTAATAAGATCAAGATTCTTCTTTTCAGTTGCACATCTTTGCCATCAAGCAAATATCATAAAATTTAGAAAGGATGGAAAGGTATTCGATATCAACTTGCCGAAAGACAAGGATATTTGGCAGAAAGATGCAGACAAGATGGGGGCGTACTGGAAGGATTACAAAAAGTTAAAATTAGCATTAGAGAAGGTTTGCAGCCAAAAATTTACTAAAGCTACCGGAGACTTCAGGAATAAATATAATCATCGTTATCCTCAAAACATAGGAATTGGGTATACAAGAGCTGTCAGACGACGTATTGAAGATAAAAAAATTATTTATAGCAAATTGCACATTGAACCATTAAGCCTTGAATCACTCACGCCGCTTCTTGTCGAGCAATATCTTTTAATTTCAGATTCGTATACTCGTTATCAACAGCTAGTATTCTCACATCTTTCAATGCAAGAAGAGTCCATCTAGCTGGGACAGCATATATTTCGTACGATTCATCCCTACAAAATATATGCAAAACCTGTCCAGCGAGAGGAAAAAAGGTATCCTTGGGT is drawn from Candidatus Electrothrix rattekaaiensis and contains these coding sequences:
- a CDS encoding TetR/AcrR family transcriptional regulator, with amino-acid sequence MPGKKLSRREREKQQQRKEMLEAAMQLFAEKGYHNASMQEIAEHAEFAVGTLYKFFKNKEDMYKALITEQADRFHEALGAALEVSQDEIEQLRNYIQVKGEVFMHNDSFIRLYFAETRGASFNIKAGLDSELRDLHYQMVQRVAAVFARGMERGRFQRIAEPYHLAVALDSLCNAFLTSWLEDRDTYPESPDIMLNIFFQGLLVPESPVIFEGTTNTTLE
- a CDS encoding efflux RND transporter periplasmic adaptor subunit, giving the protein MINLHTLRTWSLLFAALAGSLLLSGCEQKGLPGWLEPLASLFPAKKQQQSPGPQRPAPAVSFIIMQPQQVVLTNELPGRTSAFRTAEIRPQVSGIIQERLFIEGSNVNAGDVLYRLDPSSFQAALDNAEANLLASTKAVDRSRAALRASQADIGRIKAKLSLARSDSKRYEQSFKQKIVSAAQRDQAATGAVVAEADLASAQAQVESSRSAIAAAQAAVQQAEAAVQTAEINLGYTKVTAPISGRIGISNVTEGAVVTAYQPKPMAVIQQMDPIYADVPQAATKMLSLQKEGLEEGGEEQNTVKLLLEDGTAYPQDGTLQFSDVTVDPTTGSVTLRAVFANPDRLLLPGMFVRTVIQEGIREQALLVPQQGVSRSPKGEPFALVVNAESKAEYRPLVLERAIDDQWLVTKGLAPGDKVIVEGLLMLRPGTVVNATPFGEKPEGGGAPPEKGGAGH
- a CDS encoding DUF2442 domain-containing protein, whose product is MELLLDVIRVVPQKDRTLLLTFENNEQRIFDMIPYLGKKPFLQLKKLPLFMKAKAENGTVVWPGNIDIAPETLWDYSRAVWELKNGSVQERIDR